Proteins encoded within one genomic window of Misgurnus anguillicaudatus chromosome 18, ASM2758022v2, whole genome shotgun sequence:
- the LOC129429568 gene encoding thrombomodulin-like, whose protein sequence is MRDILGMALALVILRVCAGIVNNGFCADGKCFSIHADRVNFATASGICKARGGQLMTVRTEKANDVLRDLLETITGNFWLGLEYTSGLCSGSTVGLKGYRWITKDNKTNFTNWKKSDEVCSPRCVSVSNDALKWHEWACDKTLEGYLCEYTITNYCAPLGTGALYETHFGITSNALQNVPEGSIATAQPLGTRHVCGDGSWLKAPWSCEVFQGGCEYECVKSAQGPECTCPPGYKLDNNMVTCTPHQDEPSAQSERACGPGFKRNADGTTCDDMDECSDESACPGANKQCVNTRGSFECLCKPGFKSVRGDCVDVDECALGPCEHDCTNTPGGYECTCFDGFIQSTEDMHKCNLHCTEAECPAQCDPNNNAQCDCPEGFVLDEQRCVDIDECESDQCDQKCENTFGSYKCSCNEGFILQKNGKCEDDYFEGSGTSGPFDTFTPTSRPPTDKPVLLSTDSLLGIMVCTVVSAVLVVVLVCLVHCITIRRNKTQHYDLQKSHADTYDFQTDI, encoded by the coding sequence ATGAGAGATATTTTGGGAATGGCGCTAGCGCTCGTTATCCTGCGAGTTTGTGCTGGGATCGTAAATAACGGTTTTTGCGCGGATGGAAAGTGTTTTAGTATCCACGCAGACAGGGTCAATTTTGCCACGGCGAGCGGTATTTGTAAAGCTCGAGGAGGACAATTGATGACCGTGCGCACTGAGAAAGCGAACGATGTTTTGAGGGATCTGCTGGAAACAATTACTGGAAACTTTTGGCTGGGACTTGAATACACCAGTGGTCTGTGTTCTGGCTCTACTGTCGGGTTAAAGGGATACAGGTGGATCACCAAAGACAACAAAACCAACTTCACCAACTGGAAAAAAAGCGATGAGGTCTGTTCCCCAAGATGCGTGTCAGTCTCCAACGACGCACTGAAATGGCACGAATGGGCATGCGACAAAACCCTAGAGGGTTATTTGTGTGAATACACGATCACTAACTACTGTGCCCCGCTGGGCACGGGTGCGTTATACGAAACCCATTTTGGAATCACGAGTAATGCCCTCCAAAACGTTCCTGAAGGCAGCATCGCGACCGCGCAGCCCCTGGGTACGCGGCACGTGTGTGGGGACGGCTCTTGGCTTAAGGCACCGTGGAGTTGTGAAGTTTTCCAGGGAGGTTGTGAATATGAATGCGTTAAGAGTGCACAGGGACCCGAGTGCACGTGCCCGCCCGGGTATAAACTCGACAACAACATGGTCACATGCACTCCTCATCAGGACGAACCGAGCGCGCAATCGGAACGCGCCTGTGGCCCGGGGTTTAAACGGAACGCGGATGGGACAACATGTGACGACATGGACGAATGCAGCGATGAGAGCGCCTGCCCTGGTGCGAACAAACAGTGCGTAAATACGCGTGGCAGCTTTGAGTGTCTATGCAAACCCGGCTTTAAGAGTGTGCGTGGAGATTGCGTGGACGTTGACGAGTGTGCTCTCGGGCCCTGTGAACACGACTGCACCAACACCCCAGGCGGTTATGAATGTACATGTTTTGATGGATTCATACAATCGACGGAAGACATGCACAAATGCAATTTGCACTGTACTGAAGCTGAATGCCCCGCGCAGTGTGACCCCAATAACAACGCCCAGTGTGACTGCCCCGAAGGTTTTGTCCTTGATGAGCAGCGTTGTGTTGATATAGACGAATGCGAGAGCGATCAGTGTGATCAGAAGTGTGAAAACACCTTTGGAAGTTATAAATGCTCCTGTAATGAAGGCTTTATTCTTCAAAAGAACGGAAAATGTGAGGATGATTATTTTGAGGGCTCAGGCACCTCGGGACCTTTTGATACATTTACTCCCACCAGTAGACCTCCGACAGACAAACCAGTGTTGCTTTCAACAGACAGTCTGCTGGGAATAATGGTTTGCACGGTCGTGTCTGCTGTACTGGTTGTTGTACTGGTTTGCCTCGTGCACTGCATCACCATACGTCGCAATAAAACGCAACATTACGATCTGCAGAAAAGCCACGCGGACACCTACGACTTTCAAACAGATATTTGA